In a single window of the Bactrocera dorsalis isolate Fly_Bdor chromosome 2, ASM2337382v1, whole genome shotgun sequence genome:
- the LOC105230397 gene encoding 28S ribosomal protein S22, mitochondrial — translation MFLRQIYNYANLRASFHALQRAASSTGNTGTASATLLYNRDPQPRFTDPETQKLLQSMTQLQLEKIFQKTTVPDNSVDYKLMTMDMLEDEFRKSIERAKNRLQMPPVVQMKKDERRIISNDSALSGFSDTKYVITDITYGLRQTERKVVVRQTDGTLEHAPMEITKRMHQLYFPLTGRSIRTPRMFADEHLQRCLDEQKYLFILNRMVVQFDPFEPEFHTISSRVYQHINETKQFDILRSTRHFGPMTFFFAWHRCIDDLLYDMVRRDYLQNAAELIALLYKLHDMEPNYKNILKQIDEIKPKEDLALKELEKALKRASSDVKEDIQSAIGKTQVDFELDDLCLPFIEDYISKHALKKVQLELATQTIKEINAEKRQLFEGISKAHGVA, via the coding sequence atgtTCCTGCgtcaaatatataattatgctAACCTACGAGCGAGCTTTCATGCTTTGCAACGAGCAGCCTCTTCAACTGGCAATACAGGCACAGCGTCTGCAACTTTACTTTATAATCGAGATCCACAACCACGATTCACCGATCCTGAGACACAAAAGCTGCTGCAGTCCATGACACAACTACAgctcgaaaaaatttttcagaagaCAACAGTGCCAGACAACTCGGTGGACTACAAACTCATGACGATGGACATGCTTGAAGATGAGTTTCGTAAGAGTATTGAACGTGCGAAAAACCGTTTGCAAATGCCCCCTGTCGTACAAATGAAGAAGGATGAACGGCGAATCATATCCAACGATAGTGCGTTAAGCGGGTTCTCAGACACAAAATACGTTATTACAGATATAACATACGGATTACGACAAACAGAACGAAAAGTTGTTGTTCGCCAAACCGACGGCACGCTAGAGCACGCTCCAATGGAGATAACTAAACGAATGCATCAATTATATTTTCCACTTACTGGACGTAGTATTCGTACTCCACGTATGTTTGCAGATGAGCATTTACAACGTTGTTTGgatgaacaaaaatatttattcattttgaaTCGTATGGTAGTGCAATTTGACCCCTTCGAACCCGAATTCCACACAATTAGCAGCCGCGTATATCAACACATCAACGAAACCAAGCAATTTGATATCTTACGTTCTACCAGACATTTTGGTCCAATGACATTCTTCTTTGCTTGGCATCGTTGCATTGATGATTTGCTTTACGATATGGTGAGACGGGATTATCTGCAAAACGCAGCCGAACTCATTGCACTCTTATATAAGTTACACGATATGGAAccgaattataaaaatattttgaaacaaattgatgaaattaagCCTAAAGAAGATTTGGCATTGAAGGAGCTTGAAAAGGCACTGAAACGTGCGTCGAGTGACGTTAAAGAGGATATACAATCGGCTATTGGCAAAACACAAGTTGATTTTGAACTGGATGACTTGTGCTTACCCTTCATAGAAGATTACATTAGTAAACATGCTCTTAAGAAAGTTCAGTTAGAATTAGCAACACAAACAATTAAGGAAATCAATGCCGAGAAACGCCAGTTGTTTGAAGGTATTAGCAAAGCGCATGGCGTAGCCtag
- the LOC105230390 gene encoding zinc finger protein 354A produces the protein MDTAVLVNIENFIQPQKPLVAHQMYVTEIPDMIVVETRFVTRQMAEEEEILLPQTLILSSDNINIQEKPQSGVFHIFHKTKDAGVMVEVDIAHKSIQTDSRNPLRNREQQTIQFFNQQDIGIQCDIENDINSEIMVMDSDPLEECEIDEYHLFLDFVEKNTYLYRNNKKECIKCGEICSNSKQTLSHMAAHWGPPALCELCGQNFEHANLLIMHKCANKATKKNMKRLFKQCPLYSCGVIVKSKIDLYDHIKEHLGLPTYRCLGCKQKFRKRKELLHHSTVQKTCLPMFWRLPFLQKKLSQSKNGILRRKHILSIRNKQHLRLYFRKKLRCHICLLKCLNVSIFAKHRKRCVKKFSKRIEKLK, from the exons ATGGATACTGCTGTTCttgtaaatattgaaaacttcaTTCAACCCCAAAAGCCATTAGTAGCTCATCAG aTGTATGTGACCGAGATTCCGGACATGATTGTCGTAGAAACAAGGTTTGTAACACGTCAAAtggcagaagaagaggaaataTTATTGCCACAAACATTGATACTCTCGTCCGACAATATTAATATACAGGAAAAACCTCAAAGTGgcgtttttcatatttttcataaaaccaaAGATGCAGGCGTTATGGTAGAAGTCGATATTGCTCATAAATCTATTCAGACCGATAGCCGTAACCCACTACGAAATCGTGAACAGCAGACCATTCAGTTTTTTAACCAACAAGATATAGGCATCCAATGTGATATTGAAAATGACATAAACAGTGAAATAATGGTAATGGATAGTGATCCACTGGAGGAATGCGAAATCGATGAATATCacttatttttagattttgtggaaaaaaatacTTATCTCTACAGGAATAACAAAAAAGAATGCATAAAGTGTGGGGAAATTTGTTCCAATTCAAAACAAACACTATCACATATGGCAGCACATTGGGGTCCGCCGGCGCTTTGTGAACTTTGCGGCCAAAATTTTGAACATGCAAATCTTTTGATAATGCATAAATGTGCcaacaaagcaacaaagaaaaatatgaagCGACTTTTTAAACAATGCCCGTTATATTCATGTGGAGTAATTGtgaaatcaaaaattgatttatatgaTCATATTAAAGAACACTTGGGTTTGCCTACCTACCGGTGTTTAGGCTGCAAACAGAAGTTTAGAAAAAGGAAGGAGCTGCTACATCACTCAACAGTACAAAAAACGTGCTTGCCAATGTTCTGGCGATTAccgtttttgcaaaaaaaattaagtcaatCAAAAAATGGTATACTTCGccgaaaacatattttaagcATTAGAAACAAACAACATTTACGACTgtattttcggaaaaaattgcgctgtcatatttgtttacttaaatgtttaaatgtGTCTATATTTGCAAAACACCGTAAAAgatgtgtaaaaaaatttagtaaaaggATAGAAAAGTTGAAGTAA
- the LOC105230431 gene encoding NF-kappa-B-repressing factor, translating into MASSSKKIKNNEEFPTDWDIDYYRADHESDEHWQMRRHFMELHKDKFPEDRLVCLAAVFTNMEFMGCRYPSETMQLVAELSKEVVKDYRKSRETRLKRTFVAASEAAEARVKARLGGHSGHQQNLNRNNSDNSKLSGMHKSNNLFEGLPFGKYVLFLIGGRNCLRMSAQRCNIEYEEKEVEGPNNTKKITVFLNGKLVSDACEENLKAAKAQVFNNALDVLQNKCYSIKPNPLRDTIKINKSNNEIVCGVVKQQADNAEDKKLDASNKGYKMMKLMGWTGGGLGSKTQGREEPVGYLLKNNRAGLGNESCKLDRKYFRQILQNYLESEDIRELQFEPSFTKEERAMLHEIAGKFNLKSTSHGKDAERRLVISKKTITNEQILSEILLKKNPSYIDKYFVQVPEAKARFYPEHTEKLDLYM; encoded by the exons ATGGCGAGTTCATCAAAGaagattaaaaacaatgaagaaTTCCCTACGGACTGGGATATTGACTACTACCGCGCTGATCATGAAAGTGACGAGCATTGGCAAATGAGACGCCACTTTATGGAGCTGCATAAAGATAAATTCCCGGAAGATCGCCTTGTGTGCCTTGCTGCAGTGTTTACGAATATGGAGTTCATGGGTTGCCGATATCCATCCGAGACCATGCAACTGGTGGCCGAGTTGTCGAAAGAAGTTGTAAAAGATTATAGGAAAAGTCGAGAGACGCGGCTTAAGCGTACTTTTGTAGCAGCTTCAGAAGCAGCTGAAGCACGCGTCAAAG CTAGGTTGGGTGGACATTCAGGACATCAACAAAATCTTAATCGAAATAATTCTGATAACAGCAAATTATCTGGCATGCATAAGAGTAATAATCTCTTTGAAGGCCTACCGTTCGGaaaatatgtattgtttttaATCGGTGGGCGCAATTGCTTGCGTATGTCTGCACAGCGATGTAATATTGAATATGAAGAAAAGGAAGTCGAAGGCCCAAATAATACAAA AAAAATTACTGTGTTCTTAAATGGAAAGTTGGTAAGCGATGCATGCGAGGAAAACCTAAAAGCTGCAAAGGCGCAAGTTTTCAACAATGCCTTAGATGtgttgcaaaataaatgttattcAATAAAG CCAAATCCACTGCgcgatacaataaaaataaataaatccaaTAATGAGATCGTTTGTGGAGTTGTCAAACAACAGGCAGACAACGCAGAAGATAAAAAATTAGATGCGTCTAATAAAGGCTATAAAATGATGAAGCTAATGGGCTGGACTGGTGGTGGTTTAGGCTCTAAAACACAAGGCCGTGAAGAGCCAGTAGGCTACTTGCTAAAAAATAATCGCGCAGGTCTCGGGAACGAGTCTTGTAAACTAGATCGCAAATATTTCAGACAGATATTACAGAATTATCTCGAATCCGAAgacatacgtgaactgcaatttGAGCCATCTTTCACGAAGGAAGAACGGGCAATGCTCCACGA aattgctggaaaattcaatttaaagtcaACTAGCCATGGAAAAGATGCAGAACGCCGTCTGGTTATATCTAAGAAGACTATTACCAACGAGCAAATTCtaagtgaaattttattaaaaaagaaccCCAGCTATATCGATAAGTATTTTGTACAAGTTCCAGAGGCGAAAGCTCGTTTCTATCCAGAACACACTGAAAAActagatttatatatgtaa
- the LOC105230381 gene encoding pre-mRNA-splicing factor RBM22: MAMSKTTNTYNRQNWEDAEFPILCQTCLGDNPYVRMIKERFGKECKICTRPFTIFRWCPGARMRFKKTEICQTCARLKNVCQTCLLDLEYGLPIQVRDAALKVADTIPQSDVNKEYYIQNIDRDLADGDGTEAAGAVGRSLAANEMLAKLARTAPYYKRNRPHICSFWVKGECKRGEECPYRHDKPNEPDDPLCEQNIKDRYYGRNDPVAEKIMKRAATLPTLEPPEDRNITTLYVGNLPEEITEPELRDHFYQYGEIRSIALVPRQQCAFVQYTKRGAAELAAERTFNKLVLHGRKSTIKWAHSQAKQTGLAKTDRRFDVPAVPPTPVANPNDFFNLQQEQVTVLPPGMKLHQIPPSLIPASSYQMYSQAYAAPYSNIPIPSTSGATLDAIPPPPTGGAPGQVHYPSQDPSRLGAVKK, from the coding sequence ATGGCTatgtcaaaaacaacaaatacctACAACAGGCAGAATTGGGAAGATGCAGAATTTCCAATCCTGTGTCAGACATGCCTTGGCGACAATCCTTATGTACGTATGATCAAAGAACGTTTTGGTAAGGAGTGTAAGATTTGCACGCGACCCTTTACTATATTTCGATGGTGCCCTGGAGCGCGTATGCGTTTTAAGAAGACAGAAATTTGTCAAACATGCGCTCGACTGAAAAATGTATGCCAGACATGTCTGCTGGACTTGGAGTACGGACTGCCGATACAAGTTCGTGATGCCGCACTTAAAGTAGCCGATACCATTCCGCAGAGTGATGTAAACAAGGAATACTATATACAGAATATAGATCGCGATTTAGCCGATGGTGATGGTACTGAGGCTGCAGGTGCGGTTGGTCGTTCATTGGCCGCAAACGAGATGTTGGCAAAACTTGCACGCACTGCTCCATATTATAAACGCAATAGACCACATATCTGTTCATTCTGGGTCAAAGGTGAATGCAAACGTGGCGAAGAGTGCCCATATCGTCATGACAAACCAAACGAACCCGATGATCCACTTTGTGAACAGAACATAAAAGATCGTTATTATGGGCGCAACGATCCGGTtgctgaaaaaattatgaaacggGCAGCTACTTTGCCCACACTGGAACCGCCAGAAGATCGAAATATTACAACTTTATATGTGGGTAATTTGCCCGAAGAAATAACAGAACCCGAATTACGTGACCACTTCTATCAGTATGGCGAGATTCGATCTATTGCTTTAGTGCCACGGCAGCAATGTGCGTTCGTTCAGTATACGAAGCGTGGAGCAGCCGAACTAGCAGCTGAGCGTACATTTAACAAATTAGTGTTGCACGGACGTAAATCAACGATCAAGTGGGCACATTCCCAAGCAAAACAAACTGGATTAGCAAAAACAGATAGACGTTTTGATGTGCCTGCCGTACCGCCAACTCCTGTGGCAAATCCGaatgatttcttcaatcttcAGCAAGAACAGGTCACCGTGTTACCTCCTGGTATGAAGCTACATCAAATACCACCAAGTCTTATACCTGCGTCGTCGTATCAAATGTATTCACAGGCTTACGCAGCCCCATACTCAAATATTCCAATTCCATCTACCTCCGGCGCGACTTTGGACGCTATTCCTCCACCACCAACTGGTGGTGCACCAGGACAAGTACACTATCCTAGTCAGGATCCCAGTCGTTTGGGTGCAGTGAAAAAGTAA
- the LOC105230372 gene encoding ATP-dependent RNA helicase abstrakt, producing the protein MTEVPQTKRYRREENENNSDNDEDDAYVPYVPVKERKKQQLMKLGRIVQLASEASTQPKSSSENEGDEESQGANEAELWGRKYNISLLDQHTELKKIAEAKKISAVEKQLKEEEKILESVTQQKALMGVAELAKGIQYEDPIKTSWRPPRYLVVMTEERRNAIRKRLRILVEGDDVAPPIRSFREMKFPKGILNGLSAKGIKKPTPIQVQGIPAVLSGRDLIGIAFTGSGKTLVFVLPIIMFALEQEYRLPFERNEGPYGLIICPSRELAKQTYDIIMHYSKHLQQCGMPEIRACLAIGGLPVSSAMEVIQRGVHIMVATPGRLMDMLEKKMATLDICRYLCMDEADRMIDMGFEEDVRTIFSFFRGQRQTLLFSATMPKKIQNFARSALVKPVTINVGRAGAASMNVTQEVEYVKQEAKVVHLLDCLQKTAPPVLIFAEKKQDVDCIHEYLLLKGVEAVAIHGGKDQEERSRAVEAYREGKKDVLVATDVASKGLDFPNVQHVINYDMPDDVENYVHRIGRTGRSNTKGLATTFINKTAEQSVLLDLKHLLIEAKQKVPEFLNELCPEAENYLDLGDSHGCSYCGGLGHRITECPKLEAVQSKQASNIGRRDYLSNTAADY; encoded by the exons ATGACAGAAGTTCCACAAACTAAACGATATCGTCGCgaggaaaatgaaaacaattcaGATAATGACGAAGACGATGCATATGTACCTTATGTTCCTGTTAAAGAGCGTAAAAAACAGCagttaatgaaacttggtagaATTGTACAACTCGCCTCAGAAGCATCAACACAACCGAAATCCTCCAGTGAAAATGAAGGTGACGAAGAGTCCCAAGGTGCTAATGAAGCCGAGTTATGGGGGCGTAAGTATAATATCAGTTTACTGGATCAACATACGGAATTAAAAAAGATCGCTGAGGCAAAGAAGATAAGCGCTGTGGAAAAACAGCTTAAGGAAGAGGAGAAGATTTTGGAAAGTGTGACACAACAAAAAGCTTTAATGGGTGTTGCTGAATTGGCCAAAGGTATTCAGTATGAAGACCCTATCAAAACTAGTTGGCGTCCACCACGTTATCTGGTGGTTATGACAGAAGAGCGTCGCAATGCAATACGAAAACGTTTAAGAATACTTGTTGAAGGCGATGATGTAGCACCACCCATACGCAGCTttcgtgaaatgaaatttcctaaaGGCATACTAAACGGGTTGTCCGCAAAGGGCATTAAAAAGCCGACGCCAATTCAAGTTCAAGGTATACCGGCAGTACTCTCTGGTCGCGATTTAATTGGTATCGCTTTTACTGGCTCGGGAAAGACACTAGTTTTTGTGTTACCTATTATAATGTTTGCATTAGAGCAAGAATATCGACTACCTTTCGAAAGAAATGAGGGTCCTTATGGGCTTATAATTTGTCCTTCTCGCGAATTGGCGAAACAAACGTACGATATTATTATG CACTACAGTAAACACTTACAACAATGTGGTATGCCTGAAATACGTGCTTGTTTGGCGATTGGCGGGTTACCAGTTTCAAGCGCAATGGAAGTTATACAAAGAGGAGTGCACATCATGGTTGCTACACCAGGTCGTCTAATGGACATGCTGGAAAAGAAAATGGCCACTTTAGATATATGCCGTTATTTATGTATGGATGAAGCTGATCGTATGATAGACATGGGTTTCGAAGAAGACGTACGTACTATATTTTCTTTCTTCCGTGGACAACGTCAAACACTACTCTTCTCCGCTACTATGCCgaagaaaatacaaaacttcGCCCGCTCAGCTTTAGTAAAACCGGTAACTATTAATGTGGGACGTGCCGGTGCGGCATCGATGAATGTTACACAGGAAGTGGAATATGTTAAGCAAGAGGCGAAAGTGGTACACCTTCTAGATTGTCTGCAGAAAACTGCACCCCCAGTACTTATATTCGCTGAGAAGAAACAGGATGTCGATTGCATACATGAATATCTGCTACTCAAAg GCGTTGAAGCTGTAGCAATTCATGGTGGTAAGGATCAAGAAGAACGTTCACGTGCAGTCGAAGCTTACCGTGAGGGTAAAAAGGACGTGCTGGTTGCTACCGATGTTGCCTCAAAAGGTTTGGATTTCCCGAATGTGCAACATGTCATCAACTATGATATGCCTGACGATGTAGAAAACTATGTGCATCGCATTGGTCGTACAGGACGTTCGAATACGAAAGGACTTGCCACCACATTCATCAATAAAACTGCCGAACAATCTGTGTTGTTGGATTTGAAACATCTATTAATCGAAGCTAAGCAAAAAGTACCCGAATTTCTCAATGAGCTGTGCCCAGAGGCAGAAAACTACTTGGATCTCGGCGATTCACATGGCTGCAGCTATTGTGGTGGCTTGGGTCATCGTATCACTGAATGTCCAAAGCTAGAAGCTGTGCAAAGCAAACAAGCTTCAAATATTGGACGCAGGGATTATTTATCAAATACTGCTGCGGATTATTAA
- the LOC105230363 gene encoding gelsolin → MAAKMAVICSILAVFMLLPGAPAFRTQSSVIQPPAQSDKFAPSRSVMHRAFANAGRAPGLEIWRIENFEPVAYPKNNYGKFYTGDSFIVLNTIERKDKKLSWDIHFWLGSETSTDEAGAAAIYAVQLDDQLNGAPVQHREVQDHESQLFLSYFRNGVRYEQGGVGTGFKHVETNAAGEKRLFQVKGKRNVRVRQVNLSVSSMNKGDCFILDNGNEILVYVGPQAKRVEKLKAISAANQIRDQDHNGRARVEITDEFSSDLDKQHFFEVLGSGAPNQVPDEAAEQEDGAFETADANSVSLYKVSDARNGLKIDPIATKPLRQEMLDTNDCFILDTGSGIYVWVGRRSTPKEKTDALSKAQEFLSTKKYPAWTQVHRVVEGAESAPFKQYFATWRDVGMSHTRLVRSAMGYDSDDSELSELTDVEELKKSGGSAIGFMPDNGENDIVEAVQYVSNHGRGDTLRNAISLTPKMPLLGFAAYVIVYKYNNKNGESGTIIYVWEGVKATEVVKERAFEDGLALALELDGILVRTTQNNEPRHFLKLFKGKLVTSYTAVPIHPQLYRIRGTDASDVHASEVVADSSSLASTDVFALTTMNPHKVYIWVGLAASKFEKDMAIERFSKYWSDAVVEVVEEGAEPDNFWELLHGEGIYDRSMNEATKPLLEPRLFHCRLDGERLQVEEIAQFEQADLDTNDIMLLDAGDEVYMWVGTGATAEENGRILDLAKKYIKDEPTERTIDTTTVIRIEQSHEPRAFTRMFPTWEANYWQATPSFEDLRKQILESNDIFDSNEL, encoded by the exons ATGGCAGCGAAGATGGCAGTAATCTGCAG catatTGGCTGTGTTTATGCTGCTGCCCGGCGCTCCAGCCTTCCGCACGCAGTCGTCCGTGATACAGCCACCGGCCCAAAGTGACAAATTCGCGCCCAGTCGCAGCGTCATGCATCGTGCGTTCGCCAATGCCGGCCGGGCGCCTGGTTTGGAGATTTGGCGCATTGAG aaCTTTGAACCTGTGGCTTACCCAAAAAATAACTATGGCAAATTTTATACCGGAGACTCATTTATTGTACTAAAC ACAATCGAACGCAAAGACAAAAAACTCTCCTGGGATATTCACTTTTGGTTGGGTTCGGAAACATCGACCGACGAGGCTGGTGCCGCTGCTATTTATGCTGTGCAGCTGGATGACCAGCTTAATGGCGCACCGGTGCAGCACCGTGAAGTTCAGGATCACGAATCACAGCTATTTCTCAGTTACTTCAGAAACG GTGTACGTTATGAGCAAGGTGGCGTTGGAACCGGCTTCAAGCATGTGGAGACTAATGCAGCCGGCGAGAAGCGTCTCTTCCAGGTGAAGGGCAAACGTAACGTGCGTGTTCGTCAAGTGAATCTGTCCGTGTCGTCGATGAACAAAGGAGATTGCTTCATTTTAGATAACGGCAATGAGATTCTCGTTTATGTCGGACCACAAGCAAAGCGCGTGGAGAAGTTGAAAGCGATCAGCGCGGCGAATCAAATTCGCGATCAAGATCATAACGGACGTGCCAGGGTTGAGATAACTG aTGAGTTCAGCTCGGATTTGGACAAGCAGcacttttttgaagttttagGTTCAGGCGCGCCAAACCAAGTGCCGGACGAGGCTGCTGAGCAAGAGGATGGTGCTTTTGAGACGGCCGATGCGAACTCAGTGTCCTTATATAAAGTATCAGATGCACGTAATGGTTTGAAAATCGATCCCATTGCCACAAAACCTTTGCGTCAAGAAATGCTAGACACCAACGACTGCTTTATTTTGGATACTGGCTCTGGCATTTACGTTTGGGTGGGACGTCGCTCGACACCAAAGGAAAAAACTGATGCCTTGAGCAAGGCACAGGAATTTTTAAGCACCAAAAAGTACCCCGCTTGGACACAGGTACATCGCGTGGTCGAAGGCGCTGAATCTGCGCCATTCAAACAATATTTCGCCACTTGGCGCGATGTAGGCATGTCACACACACGTTTGGTGCGCTCTGCCATGGGTTATGACTCAGACGACTCGGAATTAAGCGAACTTACCGATGTTGAAGAACTCAAAAAGAGCGGAGGTAGTGCTATTGGCTTTATGCCCGATAACGGTGAAAATGACATCGTAGAAGCGGTACAATATGTTAGTAATCACGGACGTGGAGACACATTGCGAAACGCTATTTCACTGACACCAAAAATGCCGCTGTTGGGATTCGCCGCTTATGTAATTGTTTACAAGTACAATAACAAGAACGGCGAATCAGGCACGATTATCTACGTGTGGGAGGGTGTTAAAGCTACAGAAGTTGTAAAGGAACGTGCGTTCGAGGATGGCTTGGCCTTGGCGCTTGAACTCGATGGAATATTGGTGCGTACCACACAGAACAATGAACCCCGCCATTTTCTCAAATTATTCAAGGGAAAATTGGTTACATCTTACACTGCTGTACCGATCCATCCACAACTATATCGCATACGCGGCACTGATGCCAGCGATGTGCATGCTAGCGAAGTGGTAGCGGACTCGTCGTCACTAGCCTCAACTGATGTCTTTGCTTTGACCACAATGAACCCGCACAAGGTCTATATATGGGTTGGCTTG GCCGCTAGCAAGTTCGAGAAGGATATGGCCATCGAGCGTTTTTCGAAGTACTGGTCTGATGCTGTTGTCGAAGTGGTTGAGGAGGGTGCTGAGCCCGATAACTTTTGGGAGCTTTTGCACGGTGAAGGCATCTACGATCGCAGCATGAATGAAGCCACTAAGCCTCTACTTGAACCAAGGCTATTCCACTGTCGTTTGGATGGTGAACGTTTGCAGGTGGAGGAAATTGCGCAATTCGAACAAGCT GATCTCGACACAAATGACATTATGCTATTGGACGCCGGTGATGAAGTTTACATGTGGGTCGGCACAGGCGCCACAGCCGAGGAAAACGGCAGAATTCTCGATTTGGCGAAG aaaTATATTAAGGATGAGCCCACAGAACGTACAATCGATACTACCACTGTCATACGCATTGAACAGAGCCACGAACCTCGCGCCTTCACTCGCATGTTCCCCACTTGGGAAGCTAATTACTGGCAG GCCACGCCTTCGTTTGAAGACCTTAGGAAGCAAATTTTGGAAAGCAATGACATCTTCGACTCCAATGAGCTATAA